A genome region from Eurosta solidaginis isolate ZX-2024a chromosome 2, ASM4086904v1, whole genome shotgun sequence includes the following:
- the LOC137242740 gene encoding uncharacterized protein, whose product MPCFCGHRVERAQSSVQCEKCKKVYHLQCVVGTLAADLDHFKNSDEMYICGDCAVDDNAIAVQKQQQQHVNDNYLNFMLSSILAEVKSLRAQQASAVAGIHSLQADKNRLLGELEILRSELSNLHKLYDEAVGGVLRGSAGKKKETKQRQRHNLG is encoded by the coding sequence ATGCCCTGTTTCTGTGGACACAGAGTTGAACGCGCTCAAAGCAGTGTGCagtgtgaaaaatgtaaaaaagtttatCACCTGCAGTGTGTTGTTGGTACCTTAGCTGCCGATTTGGATCATTTTAAAAATTCGGATGAGATGTATATTTGTGGCGATTGTGCTGTTGATGACAATGCTATTGctgtacaaaaacaacagcaacaacatgtaaatgataattatctaaattttatgttatcgtctATTCTTGCCGAAGTGAAAAGTTTGCGAGCACAGCAAGCAAGCGCGGTTGCCGGTATACACTCTCTGCAAGCGGACAAAAACCGGTTATTAGGCGAATTAGAAATTTTACGTTCTGAGCTCAGTAATTTACATAAGCTCTATGATGAAGCGGTGGGTGGCGTACTGCGGGGTAGTGCtggcaaaaaaaaagaaacgaaacaaagACAAAGGCACAATCTTGGGTAA